In one Epinephelus moara isolate mb chromosome 6, YSFRI_EMoa_1.0, whole genome shotgun sequence genomic region, the following are encoded:
- the LOC126391669 gene encoding free fatty acid receptor 2-like → MQECHTGLCLSVYIITFVLGFPANVLAFYTFCKKVRQKPTPIDILLLNLTISDLLFLLFLPFKMQEVMNNMLWDMPYPLCPLSGFIFYMTIYNSTFFLTAVSVERYLGVAFPIQHTLKRRPVYAVAASIFFWIFSFIHLSIVFIVPFIGPKNSPNATSGHNVSASFANGVDQREVCYENFTEAQLNVLLPVRLELCVVLFCIPFLISSFCYINFIRILSKLQHIDRRRRLRAIGLALGTLLVFALCFGPYNVSHIVGFITWKSPDWRDKALLCSTFNACLDPLIFYFSSSAVRKTVGSVMEGVKSRLNRCMSCHMLRALWGGINKTAKDKEHKQEEINAI, encoded by the coding sequence ATGCAGGAGTGCCACACTggactgtgtctgtctgtctacatCATTACCTTTGTGCTGGGCTTCCCGGCCAATGTCCTCGCCTTCTACACTTTTTGCAAAAAAGTGAGGCAGAAACCCACACCCATTGACATCCTGCTCCTCAACCTGACCATCTCtgacctcctcttcctcctcttcctgcccTTCAAGATGCAGGAAGTGATGAACAACATGCTCTGGGACATGCCCTACCCCCTCTGCCCACTGTCTGGCTTCATCTTCTACATGACCATCTACAACAGCACCTTCTTCCTCACTGCGGTCAGCGTAGAGCGCTACCTCGGAGTGGCTTTCCCCATCCAGCACACCTTGAAGCGGAGACCTGTGTATGCCGTCGCTGCCAGCATCTTCTTCTGGATTTTCTCCTTCATCCACCTGAGCATAGTGTTCATAGTTCCCTTTATCGGCCCTAAAAACTCTCCGAACGCCACCTCAGGCCACAATGTCTCAGCTAGCTTCGCCAATGGTGTTGACCAGAGAGAAGTGTGTTATGAAAATTTCACGGAGGCTCAGCTGAATGTCCTCCTGCCTGTGCGGCTGGAGCTCTGCGTGGTACTTTTCTGCATCCCTTTCCTGATTAGTAGTTTCTGCTACATCAACTTCATCAGGATTCTGTCCAAGCTGCAGCACATTGACCGGCGCCGGCGCCTGCGGGCCATTGGCTTGGCTTTAGGAACACTGCTGGTGTTCGCTTTATGTTTTGGCCCCTATAACGTCTCTCACATTGTCGGTTTTATTACTTGGAAAAGTCCCGACTGGAGAGACAAAGCTCTGCTGTGCAGTACCTTTAATGCTTGTCTAGACCCTCTTATTTTctacttctcctcctctgctgtgagAAAGACTGTGGGTAGTGTGATGGAAGGGGTTAAGAGTCGTCTAAACAGGTGCATGTCCTGTCACATGCTCAGGGCCTTGTGGGGGGGGATTAACAAGACTGCAAAAGATAAGGAACACAAACAAGAGGAGATCAATGCTATCTAA
- the LOC126391670 gene encoding tyrosine-protein phosphatase non-receptor type substrate 1-like encodes MAKLTGLCLLLLLAGQVPALTATPEGLRVRQYPPSLSVMQGETATLSCHFKVESLKYGVQWFKMKSDKQLIPKSSRQWVVEKNQTSSLVISEVTLEDSGWYYCEVNVLQKDPEWGNGTELVVLAPPSAPKIYLQTPSDPQTGQWALFCLTGGFHPSELTLTWTYQSEAANIDHLSVTNCTLPVFNPHGYLSKPKAEGALLSSDWLLDFMPTSHPKCFQVMDNHSRKAYLFSVFLLPQKESLKAGITFTCGVQDHPAMTTALTASFTWDASPNELIVHLNILKMCFLSAMTAVFLLEAVKHFCVQGK; translated from the exons atgGCAAAACTGACTGGCCTTTGTTTGCTTCTCTTGTTGGCAGGTCAAGTACCAG CCCTGACAGCAACCCCGGAGGGACTGAGGGTTAGACAGTACCCTCCCTCACTCAGTGTGATGCAGGGTGAAACGGCAACCCTGTCCTGTCATTTCAAAGTTGAATCCCTCAAGTACGGGGTTCAGTGGTTCAAAATGAAGTCGGACAAGCAGCTCATCCCAAAGTCATCCAGGCAGTGGGTTGTGGAGAAGAATCAAACGTCTTCCCTGGTGATCTCTGAGGTAACACTGGAGGATTCAGGGTGGTATTACTGTGAGGTGAACGTCCTGCAGAAAGACCCAGAGTGGGGCAACGGCACCGAACTGGTCGTCTTGG CACCTCCTTCAGCTCCCAAGATTTACCTCCAAACTCCCTCCGACCCACAGACTGGTCAGTGGGCTCTCTTCTGTCTCACCGGGGGATTCCACCCCAGCGAGCTCACCCTCACCTGGACCTACCAGAGCGAAGCAGCCAATATTGATCACCTGTCAGTCACCAATTGCACCCTTCCTGTGTTTAACCCCCATGGTTACCTGTCTAAACCCAAGGCTGAAGGAGCCCTGCTGTCCTCAGATTGGTTGTTGGACTTCATGCCGACGAGTCACCCAAAGTGTTTCCAGGTGATGGACAACCACAGCCGGAAAGCGTATCTCTTCAGTGTGTTTCTCCTGCCACAGAAGGAATCCTTGAAAGCAGGGATCACCTTCACTTGTGGGGTGCAGGACCACCCTGCCATGACCACGGCTCTGACTGCCTCCTTCACTTGGG ATGCCTCCCCTAACGAGCTGATTGTGCACTTGAACATTCTCAAgatgtgtttcctctctgcaaTGACCGCTGTCTTTTTATTGGAAG CAGTCAAACATTTCTGCGTGCAGGGAAAATGA